The following proteins come from a genomic window of Microtus ochrogaster isolate Prairie Vole_2 chromosome 7, MicOch1.0, whole genome shotgun sequence:
- the Rmi2 gene encoding recQ-mediated genome instability protein 2: MAAAVESPPSGGPGAVRLPRSPPLKVLAGQLRRHAEGGPGAWRLSRAAVGRTPLELAVVWMQGTVLVVEGGQARLRDPSGAFSVRGLERVPRGRPCLIPGKYVMVMGVVQACSPEPCLQAVKMTDLSDNPIHESMWELEVEDLHRSIP; the protein is encoded by the exons ATGGCGGCGGCGGTGGAGTCGCCGCCCTCGGGTGGCCCTGGGGCCGTACGGCTGCCGCGGTCGCCACCACTCAAGGTGCTGGCAGGGCAGCTGCGGCGCCACGCGGAGGGAGGTCCGGGCGCCTGGCGGCTGTCGCGGGCGGCGGTGGGCCGAACTCCGCTGGAGTTGGCGGTCGTGTGGATGCAGGGCACCGTGCTGGTGGTGGAAGGCGGCCAGGCGCGGCTGCGCGACCCGAGCGGGGCCTTCTCCGTGCGCGGCCTGGAGCGCGTTCCGCGAGGCCGGCCTTGCCTGATTCCAG gaaaGTATGTGATGGTGATGGGTGTGGTTCAGGCCTGTAGTCCTGAgccctgcctgcaggctgtgaAGATGACGGATCTTTCTGACAATCCCATCCACGAAAGCATGTGGGAGCTGGAGGTGGAAGACTTACACAGGAGCATCCCTTAG